From the Comamonas odontotermitis genome, one window contains:
- a CDS encoding cation acetate symporter — protein sequence MNIRNLILPAALAMAGAAHAAGGDVGETAKQATNWTAIILFVAFVAGTLWITKWAASKTRSAADFYTAGGGITGFQNGLAIAGDYMSAASFLGISASVMASGYDGLIYSIGFLVGWPILTFLLAERLRNLGKFTFADVAGYRFAQGPFRAFAASGTLVVVAFYLIAQMVGAGQLIKLLFGLDYWIAVVLVGALMMIYVLFGGMTATTWVQIIKACLLLAGVTFMAFMIMAHYGFSLEKLFADGVRVKTEIATNGGAAPDLAAKLGLSIMGPGGFIKDPISAISFGMALMFGTLGLPHILMRFFTVPDAKEARKSVFWATTWIGYFYIVIFIIGFGAITMVLTNPELADTAKGVIKGGAGTANMAAVLVAKSVGGDVFYGFISAVAFATILAVVAGLTLSGASAVSHDLYATVFKHGKADSASELRVSRITTLALGIIAVLLGIVFEKQNIAFMVSLAFAVAASANFPVLLLSVLWKGCTTRGAVIGGFLGLISSVALTIVSPSVWEATLGYPKGSAWFPYTSPALFSMTIGFVGVWLFSVLDKSAQAAKERDAFAAQQVRSETGLGAAGASGH from the coding sequence ATGAACATCCGCAATCTCATTCTTCCCGCTGCACTGGCCATGGCAGGTGCCGCACATGCCGCTGGCGGCGATGTCGGCGAAACCGCCAAACAGGCCACCAACTGGACGGCCATCATCCTCTTCGTGGCCTTCGTAGCAGGAACGCTGTGGATCACCAAGTGGGCAGCGTCCAAGACGCGGTCGGCAGCTGACTTCTACACCGCTGGCGGCGGCATCACCGGCTTCCAGAATGGCCTCGCCATCGCAGGTGACTACATGTCGGCCGCATCCTTTCTGGGCATTTCGGCATCGGTCATGGCCAGCGGCTATGACGGACTGATCTACTCCATCGGATTTCTGGTGGGCTGGCCGATCCTGACCTTCCTGCTGGCCGAGCGGCTGCGCAACCTGGGAAAATTCACCTTTGCCGATGTGGCGGGCTATCGCTTTGCGCAAGGCCCGTTCCGCGCCTTTGCGGCCAGCGGCACGCTGGTGGTGGTGGCCTTCTACCTGATTGCCCAGATGGTGGGCGCCGGCCAGCTGATCAAGCTGCTGTTCGGCCTGGACTACTGGATCGCCGTAGTGCTGGTAGGCGCGCTGATGATGATCTACGTACTGTTCGGCGGCATGACGGCCACGACCTGGGTGCAGATCATCAAGGCCTGCCTGCTGCTGGCGGGCGTCACCTTCATGGCCTTCATGATCATGGCCCACTATGGCTTCAGCCTCGAAAAGCTGTTTGCCGACGGCGTGCGCGTCAAGACCGAGATTGCCACCAATGGCGGCGCGGCGCCCGATCTGGCTGCCAAGCTGGGCCTGTCGATCATGGGGCCGGGCGGCTTCATCAAGGACCCGATCTCTGCCATCAGCTTCGGCATGGCATTGATGTTCGGCACGCTGGGCCTGCCCCACATTCTGATGCGCTTCTTCACCGTGCCTGATGCCAAGGAAGCGCGCAAGAGTGTGTTCTGGGCCACCACCTGGATCGGCTATTTCTACATCGTCATCTTCATCATCGGCTTCGGCGCCATCACCATGGTACTGACCAACCCTGAATTGGCCGATACCGCCAAGGGTGTGATCAAGGGCGGCGCCGGCACCGCCAACATGGCAGCCGTGCTGGTAGCCAAGAGCGTGGGCGGCGATGTGTTCTACGGCTTCATCTCGGCCGTTGCCTTCGCCACCATCCTGGCGGTCGTTGCTGGCCTGACGCTGTCGGGCGCCTCTGCCGTCTCGCACGACCTGTATGCCACCGTATTCAAGCATGGCAAGGCTGACAGCGCTTCGGAGCTGCGCGTCTCCCGCATCACCACCCTGGCCCTGGGCATCATCGCGGTGCTGCTGGGCATCGTGTTCGAAAAGCAGAACATCGCCTTCATGGTGTCACTGGCCTTCGCGGTGGCGGCTTCGGCCAACTTCCCGGTACTGCTGCTGTCGGTGCTGTGGAAGGGCTGCACCACCCGTGGTGCGGTGATCGGCGGCTTTCTGGGCTTGATCTCATCAGTGGCGCTCACCATCGTCTCGCCCTCGGTGTGGGAAGCAACGCTGGGCTACCCCAAGGGCTCGGCCTGGTTCCCCTACACCTCGCCCGCACTCTTCTCGATGACCATCGGCTTCGTCGGCGTCTGGCTGTTCTCGGTGCTGGACAAGAGCGCCCAGGCAGCCAAGGAACGCGATGCATTCGCCGCGCAGCAGGTGCGCTCCGAAACCGGCCTGGGTGCAGCGGGTGCCTCCGGGCACTGA
- a CDS encoding DUF485 domain-containing protein, translated as MNDPVVAKIQANPRYQELKRKRNAFGWTLTILMLVVYYGYIGLIAFDKEFLAKPLGTGVTTLGIPIALGVIIFTVLITGIYVRRANTEYDAMTQQILKDVAQ; from the coding sequence ATGAACGACCCCGTCGTTGCCAAAATCCAAGCCAATCCCCGGTACCAGGAACTCAAGCGCAAGCGCAATGCCTTCGGCTGGACGCTCACCATCCTGATGCTGGTCGTCTACTACGGCTATATCGGGCTCATCGCCTTTGACAAGGAATTCCTCGCCAAGCCCCTGGGCACAGGCGTCACTACCTTGGGCATCCCCATTGCCCTGGGCGTGATCATCTTCACCGTCCTCATCACCGGCATCTATGTGCGGCGCGCCAACACCGAGTACGACGCCATGACGCAGCAAATCCTCAAGGACGTCGCCCAATGA